The DNA sequence tcgcgaattcccattgcaccaccactgacctctcttaaagaggctagggtgattttaactgtaagtacagaagaacagcaacaggaagactcctcacgagcaattatattgagagaaacacaagcacgtgaggtgagtgaaccaaacacgagtgaaattcaggtgagagcacacacagacacagacactgaaaacctgttagctcaaattgctgctctaaaagaagaacttgctaaaagccaagctgaagctaaatcattcaaagcacaagtggttgaacggtcttcttcttccacctctgtcaacaatcagctggcactcatcaggaatgatatctcagatctcaagaacactgtcacaccaaagctcaattccattcaggaaactccaactttatcagctgatgacatttctaacttctgctctctacatacaagaatgacttctcttgaagacctggttgaaatgaatcatgcactggactcctccagatttctaaagatagaaatgggcatggaacatcttaatgaaggaataaaacacttgtatttcatgatcaagaattctcactgccctaatgaagaacaaagaacttactttgaagggccgtctggtggaggctcaggctctggaggtgatggaggtcatggaggttctaaaggaaagtcagtagaggatccctcaactaagggggagaagaaagggagtagtggaaagggaaaagaaaaagatacctctgctggagacaaaagaaaggctgatgatgtctactacagtggagaacaggatgactttgatatttttgacattcccactgaaccagtcttggaagataaagatggtttatttgaagctgaagaggaaaataattttggagaatgggaagaggaagctacagtggatcctatctttgagaaagagtttcaacaacagcagtcagagatgaaaagaaaagaagctgaactcaaaaaggtctcccagatcattgacatgaggaaagacatacaaagaacagaaactcttcaaaagcaacgtcttcatgacattaaggctcaagaaaggagaagagatgtcagactaaacattggtgaaaaatgggatgaagctaggagagtacttgatatgcctcagctgagcactaacaatgataggcagttcctacatcttcttgacaagctggaaatctcaaatcctaacaatgacatgtacatgaatgctatcaagactgaagtctcaaggatcacagctgcttttaacagatccctaaatgagatgagcatttttatatattgtcagagtgaaggatctttcaaggtgtcacttcatatgtttgagaatcgttctttgtcagagatttgggttcttctcaacaaagtaaaaagaagctcagaattgaatgaagttcttcgagaaaggcttaaagagtttgccaacagggctagtcctcaagtggtcaacaatcctcatcaggtaagattctttaagtctgattgtcttcgaatctgtcagctagatgcacaatctcttaaagactactcagctaagcatctggtctggatggaacatcatttaagaactgctggatactcatccatgttgaagactcaagctgctgatttgattcaagcttattgtgaaaagaatattaaaaggtacaatcagatcaagaataagctgaagtcagttggagttcaaccagtcagaccagcaagcttcacttcagaaaaggatcgtgtctttgacaaggagttgcttcaagatttagaagaaggtgaagtcagaagagaagacaactgaagtcaattagctcaaaactcaatgtaatatgattagagctttatgaatcaagatagactaatgtagttatatgttcaggctagaggaacatttatcttgtattcacttgtaaatttcttttggaatctggaaaatgttaaatataatccggaacttttctgctatttactttgcattactgtttatatctttttcttgtttgttagttgagttatcctctaggtatttgttgttattgtctaacaaacaaatagggggagattgaaaggcatatgttaagcctatttgtttatttgaggatttaactcaactcaaataagaatgtaataagtaaatagtggatctatcgtcagagagatctcacagagtaacatctgtcagagggttaagaaacattattcatctacagacttgaagacttaattcactggaagaagctcaagaaattgatcaagcctcagtgatataaatcaagattgtggatttaatcaagtgacagagatctcgtcagggtatcaattaattacaaggatttagtctgaagaaaatcaaagtatcaaagtcaagacatgaagaaacgtcacggaagttagtcactcatgaaccagacagtacatcgagtgtcaacgttgaagtggtggaattgattcatatatttcagtgattttcagaagttttacaggagaatggatgctgctcagggttagtgttaattctctattaattaattaagtcatataatttaattaagaaaataaattatatctgcaaagattaatttattggttaattaaattaattgattaattaattcagaattaatattaaggtttttcagaattttaattgatttaaaatctgttattaattcaaaaagacaactgattgtattagtatgacaatcggtatgacaatcaatagtcataccgaaagtcatgctaattcaaaaggattgtcttatcagattttttattacattaaaatctattattaattcagtaagacaatctgattttaaactactatgacaatcggtatgacaattgatagtcataccgaaagtcttgctagttcattctgattgtcttgccagttcaaagagattgtcatgccagtacattctactcgactgttggattaaaagaagcagaagaagCAGTTCATTCAGAGATAATACATaatacacaagtcaagaacacagcagaaacaaaaagcaagacatatcatttttcatctgctttattcaagatcaaaattctagattgtaaagttaaatccaaaccactagaattatttatcttgttcttgtgtaacaatctagcggatcaaaatccctagaacttaatctcaaatcgcttatagcatttgatctttttattgcaaaaatagaaaaagttcatgttgaatttattctagatttgtgataattgatttgagattaatcccttgtaaacgataccgttgttgtaacacctttcaagtttaataataattttatttaacttgaattttgtttcacatttttattccgcattttattcgattaaacggtattgtttgtattcaaccccccttctacaaacatattgagacctaacaccagtcatcttgagtcagaaaagttctttccttttatttgagcaaatcgaaatatttctttttataatccacctgctcaaatttcttcttatcagagattggctttctgcactcatttgcaaagtgtccacttatgccacagttataacatttgaacttagatttgtccaccatgttcttgtttggcttagtgaatctagcatttttcttgaatttcatctttgcaaacctcctggacagaaaggccagatgttcatcaacatcatcagagtcatcttgactggaattatcttcaacctcagctacttgctcctttcccttgcttgattctgatttgcttgtgccaattttgagacttggcattgtcttttcttcattcctggcttcagtcttctcattgtcagctacaagtgcaactgatccaccttttctctttcccttttccaacagctcatcttgcttcatctcaagttcataggtcttcaaaattccatataatctttcaagtgtgaagtccttataatcttgagaattctttagtgaaacagtcataggcttccattcctttggtagagacctcagaaattttaagttagagtccttgacttggtacactcttccatacagcttcaatccattcaacagtttttgaaatctattgaaggtatcattcagtgattctccttcttcaaagtgaaagtattcatactgttgaatgagaagctgcattttgttttctctaacttgttcagtaccttcacagataagttgcacagtatcccaaatttccttagcagtttggctgttaatgacattatcaaacatatttTGATCTaaaccattgaacagaatgttcatggctttcttgtccttgtgaacctcttcaatatcttcatcagtccattctgcttttggcttgggaatagactgtccaatagcaactgtggcagttgcagctatgaccaccttgtgagggatgtgaggaccattttcaatgcagttgatgtagctttcatcttgagagagaagatgcagatgcatcttcactttccagtgatgataattatctctttccaggattggaatctttacaccaatatccttcttactcatgatgttagtagaatagatctttaaactctttgtaagttaagagcttgctctgataccaattgttattcccaaggaactaacaatgagatttacagaaggggggttgaatgtaaatctcaaaactttttcaagttttgagcagtttcaaaggctgtgtgttttgatgaacaagtgtgtgtgaattgctttgagccaatgcagacagatatatattcaaatacaaatgtaaagaacacaaaagacttaaaaacttttctggtggatttgttgttccaccagagatgtgttatttcagaaaatctgtgattcaaagaattgattacagctgcgtcctagtacaaactagatgattttctctcaatgtttttctaaacagctctggaaaattcacactctaattactagctacaacttggtttatatatcaccaagtttacaagtgaagacaaaaatataaaatacaattgaaaagattcttcacatgtttcttcttcatttctctatccaatgcaatctaggataatctgtgaatctttgaatacttccttgtttgcatcagaatggaaatgctgcattttcttgattcctctaAGAGGCTGCctgccacattccaattgtctctgtcaacccatgtgcctctgtcagcttatgaattgtcactgtcaactgctattgaacttagcatccgttgaagctttcatccgttgatggctttatccgttgatacattattagttgaagctttatccgttgatgcactcatccgttgatggatggtatccgttgaagctttagaaacatccgttgaagctttgtttcttatccgttgaaggtctttaacttatcagttgatactacttcacttatacgaaattacaaggcatgaaatatttacaattagccctcctatttgcatatccactagtagtcaacatgacttataattttccacaacatctaagaattgtAACTTGAATACACAAACTggaatgtgctacaatactaaacttatttctaagtaaagctactccatcaacggatagccagaatggtcttatccgttgaggctacaaacactggattcctacttaagtgttttgtttaacttatcatcaaactaatacacatattgCTAACATGTACATATCATAGTCTAGACATACTAACATAATAACAACACTTTTGATAATGATATTATATTTTAgtgattaattactaattataaTATTAGTCATGATCACTAAATCGTAATTACTATATTATTTTTTGACGATCAAACTATAACcattttttatataataatttttgtTGACAAAATGAGTTGATTTATTTACTTTTTaatatcaatatcttttatcAAAAGTACCATTATTTTTGTTATTCAAATAACTTTAACATAAAATTCtctcaacatatatatatatatatatatatatatatatataatagcaACAAACTGCTAGATATGTGTGCTGTGTAATGTAATGCTAGATAATGATAAAATATTTACTGATcattattaattataatattctcTCTTATTACCAATCCCTAATTACAACATCTATTTATACTATAATAGTCAGAATAgtgataatttggttcaacggtttggttcaacgataattccctaattttgattattacaaaaatagataaatagtgttatatatctaataaactactaaattattaaactactactaaatatagtatacttatcttactaaactacgaataaacttatcctattattaaaatatataaataatagtgttatatatctgctaaactactaaattgttaaactactagaaatagtctatttattctactaaattacgaccacatgttattctattatttttattataaatttataatcattatatatttatataaatattttaaaaatataatataaatggataaataaaaatttaaaatattaatgagaacccgtgcatcgcacgggatttatgctAGTTATATATAATTGGAGTAAAGGAGATAACAGAGTGCTAGTAGATAGGTGTGCTGTAATGCTAGATAATGATAAAATATTtattgatttattattatttataatattctctCTAATCACCAATCCCTAATTATAATATTAGCTCTAACGACTAAATGTATCATATTATCTCATTTGCTCCGattatatatagtatatatataattGGTGTGAGACATTCAACATATTTTCTAAGTTTTAATATCTCTTCTATCTTACAGTGTTCCTCTTTCTTGTAATCTCCAAAAATTCTCCCATGAAGACATCTTCAATCATtttataaatcaaaatttaagatatttaataaaaataacaGTTCAGACAAAGTCCTATACATATTTTAAAATGCTAACCAGGAAACTCACTTAGACATCCCAAATGCAACAAGACATAATTATCATCCCTTTTGAGGCTCTTATAATAACCTTCTTAATCAATTGTAATTGGGTATTACTTGCTACAGAATTCGGCTCTTAAAATGACTTTCTCAGTGAATTGTAATTTGATATTACTGactacaaaattattatttttattaatatttgtGCACAAGTTTTGCTGtatcaaaattaaaattttcattgGGCCTAGATCTTTTATTACCGAGATTTAGGTCTTGCTATGTAAGTCGTAAgaagataaaataattttattttatttttggaataaaattttgttaaatttatattaattatcaCTTGttttcactttttattttaaaatcagaaaatattattataaatacaAGTGAAACAATAACTTTACTCCATCCAGCACTTTGACTTTTCTTTCTATTTAATTTCGGGAGAAAAGGGTTGCTAACGGCAAATAACAGTGATCCAAATACCCAAATTTGGGCAGATTATCCCAAATTCCATTACAacagtgatccaaatttggataagtgatccaaatttggataagtgatccaaatttggatggATCAGTAGTTgactgatccaaatttggatcacttcatttaatataaaataatggtttgttatttgtagtttatgagattttaatttgatttttgagtatttaattatataattaataatagaatataattaatagttaacaacatttatttttaaaataaaacgtaaaataatgagaaaacataattttattaaaatttaaaaataaaaaataatgagACACATATTTCACTTAGAGATGCATTAATTGAGCATTTGTGGGATGAATATACTAATTCGAAAAATTAGTGTGTATCAATGatattttgtatgttaattatTGTGTTTTTCATGAATTAAGTGctcaattttaatatttttatgtgtattaattttttttgatttaattaatttatgaaatattatataaattattaataatgaAATATAGAAATTTAAATTAGTATCTGCATCAgttggtgatccaaatttggatttttagatCAGTTGGAGATGCCTAAAAACATCTCAAATTTGGAACTACATAGACACTAGCTAGACAGTAGACTCCATGCCTATATAACCCCCAGTCATGCAAGGCTCTCTATGTACTACAACAAGGTTCAAAAAGCTAATAAGCTATTACATGCAAGCATCTTGTTAACAAATCAAGGTATTTTCAAACTTTTTCATAAAATTCAAATTCATGGAAAAACATATATTCATACTCTCCGGTCAAAGCAACATGTCAGGCCGTGGCGGCGTAAAAAACAACCAATGGGACGGCATTGTCCCGCCACAATGCCTTCCTAACGCCGCCATCCACCGCTTCACCGCTGATCTCAAGTGGATATCCGCAAACGAGCCCCTCCACGTAGACATAGACACCAAGGCAGTGTGTGGTGTGGGTCCCGGAATGTCATTTGCGAATGCTGTTATTAAGGATGTTATGGGCCAGGTGGGATTGATCCCTTGTGCGGTTGGTGGGACCGCTATTGAAGAGTGGGCCCGTGATAGTGATTTGTACGAGAATATGATAAAGCGGTCCAAAGCGGCGGCGGAATGTGGCGGGAAGATTAGGGCATTGCTTTGGTATCAGGGTGAAACCAACACTTCATCTCAACATTATGTTGATACTTACAAACAAAACATGCAAGGGCTTATTCGTAATTTACGTCAGGATCTTAATTTGCCAGAGCTTCCTATTATTCAGGTTAGTTCTACAAGCTACCTATATAATCACCTGTTAAAATGAGGCTCCATCTGAATAATCTAACTGAAATTTATTAGATCAAGATTTGATTCGAGATCAAAATGATATAATTTGACAATTATCTAAAAATAAATTTAAGTCAAACCGAAATTTTAATCAAAAATAACTCGAAATACTAGATTCGATTATAATTAGGAACCAATCAAAAACGAACATTATATTATTCGAATCGAATATGACTCGATGTAAATAAAATTcatacttaaaataattttatgttTATAATAACCTAATTATTTAATCATAAGATTTTGTAaagtatattatattatattaaaaatattatttttaataaaaaaaatacgtgtcacaaattgaaaaaataaataagttatcCGAAAATATTCAAATCAAAATTTAACCTATCTTAATTTCATTTGATTTTAGTCCGAACCAAATCACATGCGATCTCAATGATTTCTAAATATATCATAATTCGAAAATGAATGTGATCTGATCTGATTATCCGAATTTTGGGGTGTAGTATAATATAGACTGTGTGTTGCCAGGTTGTCATTTTTTTCATGCATGTATGAATTAGCAGGGGAAATCTATAATTGGATGATTTTGTTTAGGGAAATTAGCAAAAATATTACTTTTTCTAagtttttttttacaattttacaATTTTAcaattttatgatattttgaatttattttacaaaaatacgATTTGCAACAAAAAATAACCCATATGCCACTTCTTTAGAAAAAgtattgatttttttttgttaCATTTGAGTTTGCATGTGGTTGCAGCGGATTGCAAAGTCGTATTTTTTAC is a window from the Apium graveolens cultivar Ventura chromosome 1, ASM990537v1, whole genome shotgun sequence genome containing:
- the LOC141721326 gene encoding putative carbohydrate esterase At4g34215, translated to MEKHIFILSGQSNMSGRGGVKNNQWDGIVPPQCLPNAAIHRFTADLKWISANEPLHVDIDTKAVCGVGPGMSFANAVIKDVMGQVGLIPCAVGGTAIEEWARDSDLYENMIKRSKAAAECGGKIRALLWYQGETNTSSQHYVDTYKQNMQGLIRNLRQDLNLPELPIIQVAIASGHEEYMEKIRDIQKAIDMNNVVCVDAKGLELTEDKMHLVTDACVELGQMLAHAFLTHFVSN